One window of Mangrovibacterium diazotrophicum genomic DNA carries:
- the nifD gene encoding nitrogenase molybdenum-iron protein alpha chain codes for MVKKKDYTNGLPDPTPLIEDILAKYPRKVAKKRDKAMVINDPEKDQEIQANVRTIPGIITQRGCTYAGCKGVVLGPTRDIVNIVHGPIGCSFYAWLTRRNQTAPAEGEGNFIPYAFSTDMQDENIVFGGEVKLKEAIREAFELFHPRAIGVFSTCPVGLIGDDVHAVSREMKAELGINIFGFSCEGYRGVSQSAGHHIANNQVFSHLVGKNDKERIGKFQVNLLGEYNIGGDAFEIERLFEEAGITLISTFSGNSTTESMEYAHTADLNMVMCHRSINYIAEMMEEKYGIPWIKVNFVGATSAAKSLKKIAEYFDDAELTAKVDAIVEREMAKVEAVRLAVKPKVEGKLAMMFVGGSRAHHYQDLFEELGIRVVSAGYEFAHRDDYEGRKVIPNIKIDADTRNIEELTVTKTENPALWREDLVAKKADLEAKGYAFADYEGMMPQMKKNSLVIDDVNHWETEKLIEFYQPDVFCAGIKEKYVVQKFGVPLKQLHNYDAGGPYTCFDGAVNFYKEMQRMLDTKIWKLVDTPWKNEPEIVGSMTIEA; via the coding sequence ATGGTAAAGAAAAAAGATTATACAAACGGACTGCCGGATCCAACACCTTTGATTGAAGACATTCTCGCAAAGTATCCGCGCAAAGTCGCTAAAAAACGCGACAAAGCCATGGTAATCAACGATCCGGAAAAAGATCAGGAAATCCAGGCTAACGTTCGGACTATCCCAGGTATCATTACACAACGCGGTTGTACTTACGCAGGATGTAAAGGGGTAGTATTAGGACCAACACGCGACATCGTTAACATCGTACACGGACCAATCGGTTGTAGCTTCTACGCATGGTTAACTCGTCGTAACCAAACTGCTCCGGCAGAAGGCGAAGGAAACTTCATTCCTTATGCTTTCTCAACTGATATGCAAGACGAAAACATCGTATTCGGTGGTGAAGTAAAATTGAAAGAAGCAATTCGCGAAGCTTTCGAACTGTTCCATCCTCGTGCAATCGGTGTCTTCTCTACTTGTCCTGTAGGTTTGATCGGTGACGACGTTCACGCTGTTTCCCGCGAAATGAAAGCAGAATTAGGAATCAACATCTTTGGTTTCAGCTGCGAAGGTTACCGCGGTGTATCTCAGTCTGCAGGTCACCACATTGCAAACAACCAGGTATTTTCTCACTTGGTAGGTAAAAACGACAAAGAACGTATCGGTAAATTCCAGGTTAACCTGTTGGGTGAATATAACATCGGTGGTGATGCTTTCGAAATCGAAAGACTGTTCGAAGAAGCAGGAATCACTCTGATCTCAACTTTCTCAGGTAACTCAACTACCGAAAGCATGGAATATGCGCACACTGCCGACTTGAACATGGTAATGTGTCACCGTTCAATCAACTACATCGCTGAGATGATGGAAGAGAAATACGGTATTCCTTGGATCAAAGTAAACTTTGTAGGTGCTACTTCAGCTGCCAAATCATTGAAAAAGATCGCTGAATACTTCGACGACGCAGAATTGACTGCAAAAGTTGACGCTATCGTTGAACGCGAAATGGCAAAAGTAGAAGCAGTTCGTTTGGCTGTGAAACCTAAAGTAGAAGGCAAATTAGCGATGATGTTCGTAGGTGGATCTCGTGCTCACCACTACCAGGATCTGTTCGAAGAATTAGGAATCCGCGTAGTATCTGCAGGTTACGAGTTCGCTCACCGCGATGACTACGAAGGACGTAAAGTAATCCCGAATATCAAAATCGACGCTGATACTCGTAACATCGAAGAATTGACTGTAACTAAAACTGAGAACCCAGCTCTTTGGAGAGAAGACTTGGTTGCTAAGAAAGCTGATTTGGAAGCTAAAGGTTACGCATTCGCCGACTACGAAGGTATGATGCCTCAAATGAAAAAGAATTCATTGGTTATTGATGACGTGAACCACTGGGAAACTGAAAAACTAATCGAATTCTATCAGCCAGACGTTTTCTGTGCCGGTATTAAAGAAAAATATGTGGTACAAAAATTCGGCGTCCCTCTGAAACAGTTGCATAACTACGATGCTGGCGGCCCTTACACTTGTTTTGACGGTGCTGTTAACTTCTACAAAGAAATGCAACGTATGCTGGATACAAAAATTTGGAAACTGGTTGATACTCCATGGAAAAATGAACCGGAGATCGTTGGAAGTATGACCATTGAAGCTTAA
- the nifK gene encoding nitrogenase molybdenum-iron protein subunit beta: MLLRHTTDKVKMRNALTINPAKTCQPVGAMYAALGVHGCLPHSHGSQGCCSYHRSALTRHYKEPVMASTSSFTEGASVFGGQANLLTAIDNIFQIYDPEIVAVHSTCLSETIGDDLGQIVAKATDDGKVPVGKHIVQAATPSYVGSHVTGYANMLEAFCKYFPEKTDEKKRQVNMLSGWVEPSDMRELKRLAGMMKIKSVLLPDTSDVLDTPMTGSYTMYPKGGTTIAEMVSMGDSMKTIAMGEWGSKKAAVALDNKCKVPFEVVDIPVGLRATDRFIQAMATAGKVSVPEEITAERGRLVDVITDMHQYLYGKRVAIFGDPDNILPLVEFLVDIDMKPVYIVSGTPGKAFTKKAEAILSERVPEAKFLNGPQADMFLMHQWIKEQGVDLIIGNTYGKYIARDEDTPFVRMGFPILDRVGHSYFPTVGYMGGIRILELILSAIMDKIDRTCPEEKVELQM, encoded by the coding sequence ATGTTACTACGACATACGACAGACAAAGTAAAAATGCGCAACGCGCTAACGATCAACCCGGCAAAAACTTGCCAACCGGTTGGTGCTATGTACGCAGCTCTTGGTGTTCACGGTTGTTTACCTCACAGCCACGGTTCTCAAGGATGTTGTTCTTACCACAGAAGTGCGTTGACTCGCCACTACAAAGAACCAGTAATGGCTTCAACTTCTTCATTCACTGAAGGTGCTTCTGTATTCGGTGGTCAAGCTAACTTGCTGACAGCTATCGATAACATTTTCCAAATCTACGATCCAGAAATCGTAGCCGTTCACTCAACTTGTTTGTCAGAAACAATTGGTGACGACCTTGGTCAAATCGTTGCAAAAGCAACAGATGACGGTAAAGTACCTGTAGGAAAACACATCGTTCAGGCTGCGACTCCAAGTTACGTTGGATCACACGTTACAGGCTATGCCAACATGTTGGAAGCTTTCTGTAAGTACTTCCCTGAAAAAACTGACGAAAAGAAAAGACAAGTAAACATGTTGTCTGGATGGGTTGAACCATCAGATATGCGCGAGCTGAAAAGATTGGCAGGCATGATGAAAATCAAATCAGTTTTATTGCCTGACACTTCAGACGTTTTGGATACTCCAATGACTGGTTCATACACCATGTATCCTAAAGGTGGTACTACTATCGCCGAAATGGTAAGCATGGGCGACAGTATGAAAACAATCGCCATGGGTGAATGGGGAAGCAAAAAAGCAGCTGTTGCTTTGGACAACAAATGCAAAGTTCCATTCGAAGTGGTTGACATACCAGTAGGTCTTCGTGCAACAGACCGCTTCATTCAAGCGATGGCTACTGCCGGAAAAGTATCTGTTCCTGAAGAAATCACAGCAGAACGTGGTCGTTTGGTTGACGTTATCACAGACATGCACCAATACCTTTACGGAAAACGTGTAGCTATTTTCGGTGATCCTGATAACATCCTGCCATTGGTTGAATTCCTGGTTGACATCGACATGAAGCCTGTATACATCGTATCTGGTACTCCAGGTAAAGCTTTCACGAAAAAAGCAGAAGCTATTCTTTCTGAAAGAGTTCCTGAAGCTAAATTCCTGAACGGACCTCAAGCTGATATGTTCCTGATGCACCAATGGATTAAAGAACAAGGCGTTGACCTGATCATTGGTAACACATACGGAAAATACATCGCTCGCGACGAAGATACTCCTTTCGTTCGCATGGGATTCCCAATCCTTGACCGTGTAGGTCACAGCTACTTCCCAACAGTTGGTTATATGGGTGGTATCCGCATCCTGGAGTTAATCCTGAGTGCAATCATGGATAAAATCGATAGAACCTGTCCGGAAGAAAAAGTGGAATTGCAGATGTAA
- the nifE gene encoding nitrogenase iron-molybdenum cofactor biosynthesis protein NifE, with the protein MDAFINDRKNQILTKGKDDATIACGKASVAGSVSQRACVFCGSRVVLYPIADALHLIHGPVGCAAYTWDIRGALSSGPQIHRLSFTTDLKEKEVVFGGEERLYKALISLIETYKPKGAFVYATCIVGVIGDDVEAVCRRVTRETGIDVIPVMSEGFNGTKKDGYKIACGALAKLIGTDTTYEAPEYSINILGDFNLAGELWMLAEYYKKMGVNLVGAMTGDGRIDDIRKAHKAHLNIVQCSGSMIGLAKEMKEKYGIPFMKVSYFGIEDMSDALYEVAKFFKSDEMMEKARTLVKEELSVLLPALAQYRQKLEGKKAAIYVGGAFKAISLVKALRLIGMKTVVVGSQTGNVDDYNLLKEMCDDGTIIVDDSNPNELSEFVKQTGADLFIGGVKERPIAYKLGLGFCDHNHERKEALAGYEGMLNFAKEVYASVCSPVWQFMK; encoded by the coding sequence ATGGATGCATTTATTAATGATAGAAAAAATCAGATCCTTACAAAAGGAAAAGATGATGCAACAATAGCTTGCGGGAAAGCCAGTGTGGCCGGTTCGGTCAGTCAACGGGCTTGCGTGTTTTGCGGATCGCGCGTGGTACTTTACCCCATCGCAGATGCGCTTCACCTTATTCACGGTCCGGTTGGATGTGCAGCCTATACCTGGGATATTCGTGGAGCCTTGTCATCAGGACCGCAAATCCACAGATTAAGTTTTACAACTGATTTAAAAGAAAAAGAAGTGGTATTCGGCGGTGAAGAACGCCTGTACAAAGCTTTGATCAGTTTGATTGAAACCTACAAGCCGAAAGGCGCTTTTGTTTATGCTACCTGTATTGTTGGGGTGATTGGCGATGATGTTGAGGCAGTGTGTCGGCGGGTGACGCGCGAAACCGGCATCGATGTAATCCCGGTAATGTCAGAAGGATTTAATGGAACAAAGAAAGACGGGTATAAAATTGCCTGTGGTGCTTTAGCCAAGTTAATCGGTACCGATACAACTTACGAAGCACCGGAATATAGTATCAACATTCTCGGAGATTTCAACTTGGCTGGCGAACTCTGGATGTTGGCTGAATACTATAAAAAAATGGGTGTAAACCTGGTTGGTGCCATGACTGGTGATGGTCGTATCGACGATATCCGCAAGGCACACAAAGCACACCTGAACATCGTTCAATGCTCGGGCTCAATGATTGGCTTGGCAAAAGAGATGAAAGAAAAATACGGTATTCCGTTCATGAAAGTATCCTATTTCGGTATTGAAGATATGAGTGATGCGCTTTACGAAGTGGCTAAATTCTTCAAATCGGATGAAATGATGGAGAAAGCACGGACGCTGGTAAAAGAAGAACTTAGTGTATTGCTGCCTGCATTGGCACAATATCGTCAGAAGCTGGAAGGCAAGAAAGCAGCGATTTATGTAGGAGGGGCCTTTAAAGCAATTTCATTGGTGAAAGCACTTCGTTTGATCGGAATGAAAACTGTTGTGGTTGGCTCCCAAACAGGAAACGTTGATGATTACAATCTACTGAAAGAAATGTGTGACGATGGAACCATCATTGTGGATGACTCCAATCCGAACGAACTCTCTGAATTTGTGAAACAAACCGGAGCAGACCTGTTCATCGGTGGTGTGAAAGAAAGACCAATCGCTTACAAATTGGGAT